A single Macaca mulatta isolate MMU2019108-1 chromosome 11, T2T-MMU8v2.0, whole genome shotgun sequence DNA region contains:
- the NEMP1 gene encoding nuclear envelope integral membrane protein 1 isoform X1, whose translation MAGGMKVAVSPAVGPGPWGWGVGGGRTVRLLLILSGCLVYGTAEIDVNVVMLQDSQVCEKRASQQFCYTNVLIPKWHDIWTRIQIRVNSSKLIRVTQVENEDKLKELEQFSIWNFFSSFLKEKLNDTYVNVGLYSTKTCLKVEIIEKDTKYSVIVIRRFDPKLFLVFLLGLMLFFCGDLLSRSQIFYYSTGMSVGIVASLLIIIFILSKFMPKKSPIYVILVGGWSFSLYLIQLVFKNLQEIWRCYWQYLLSYVLTVGFMSFAVCYKYGPLENERSINLLTWTLQLMGLCFMYSGIQIPHIALAIIIIALCTKNLEYPIQWLYITYRKVYKATEKPVPPRLLTEEEYRIQGEVETRKALEELREFCNSPDCSAWKTVSRIQSPKRFADFVEGSSHLTPNEVSVHEQEYGLGSIIAQDEIYEEASSEEEDSYSRCPAITQNNFLT comes from the exons ATGGCGGGAGGAATGAAAGTGGCGGTCTCGCCGGCAGTTGGTCCCGGGCCCTGGGGCTGGGGTGTCGGGGGCGGTAGGACAGTGCGGCTACTCTTGATCCTCTCCGGCTGCTTGGTCTACGGCACAG CTGAAATTGATGTAAATGTGGTCATGCTTCAGGATTCCCAAGTTTGTGAAAAGCGTGCCAGCCAACAATTCTGTTACACAAATGTGCTTATTCCAAAATGGCATGATATATGGACACGGATACAG ATCCGAGTAAATAGTTCCAAATTGATTCGAGTCACGCAGGTGGAGAATGAGGATAAACTGAAGGAGCTAGAGCAGTTTAGTATCTGgaactttttttcctcctttttaaaggagaaattgAATGACACCTATGTTAACGTGGGTCTATACAGCACGAAAACCTGCCTCAAAGTTGAAATTATAGAGAAGGACACCAAGTACAGTGTCATTGTCATCCGGA GATTTGATCCCAAactctttcttgttttccttcttgGACTTATgctatttttttgtggagacttgCTGAGCAG aagtCAAATTTTCTACTACTCCACTGGGATGAGTGTGGGAATTGTGGCCTCTCTACTAATCATCATTTTTATACTATCTAAGTTTATGCCTAAG AAAAGTCCCATTTACGTCATCCTGGTGGGAGGCTGGTCTTTTTCTCTGTACCTCATtcaactagtttttaaaaatttacaagagATCTGGAGGTGTTACTGGCAGTATCTTTTAA GTTATGTCCTCACAGTTGGATTCATGAGTTTTGCAGTGTGTTACAAGTATGGGCCCTTGGAAAATGAACGAAGTATCAACCTGCTGACCTGGACCTTGCAGCTAATGGGCCTGTGTTTCATGTATTCTGGCATCCAGATACCACATATTGCCCTTGCCATTATCATCATTGCCCTGTGTACTAAGAACCTGGAATACCCTATTCAGTGGCTGTACATCACCTACAG AAAGGTGTATAAGGCAACAGAAAAGCCTGTCCCCCCTCGTCTCCTGACAGAAGAAGAGTATCGGATACAAGGAGAGGTAGAAACCCGAAAGGCTTTAGAAGAGCTCCGAGAATTTTGTAACAGTCCAGACTGCTCTGCTTGGAAGACTGTTTCTCGAATCCAGTCTCCAAAAAG ATTTGCTGACTTTGTGGAAGGCTCTTCCCACCTCACGCCAAATGAAGTTTCTGTCCATGAGCAGGAGTATGGATTAGGGAGCATTATTGCCCAGGATGAAATCTATGAGGAAGCATCCTCTGAGGAGGAGGACTCATATTCTCGGTGTCCTGCTATCACACAGAACAACTTTCTAACCTAG
- the NEMP1 gene encoding nuclear envelope integral membrane protein 1 isoform X2, which yields MAGGMKVAVSPAVGPGPWGWGVGGGRTVRLLLILSGCLVYGTAEIDVNVVMLQDSQVCEKRASQQFCYTNVLIPKWHDIWTRIQIRVNSSKLIRVTQVENEDKLKELEQFSIWNFFSSFLKEKLNDTYVNVGLYSTKTCLKVEIIEKDTKYSVIVIRRFDPKLFLVFLLGLMLFFCGDLLSRSQIFYYSTGMSVGIVASLLIIIFILSKFMPKKSPIYVILVGGWSFSLYLIQLVFKNLQEIWRCYWQYLLSYVLTVGFMSFAVCYKYGPLENERSINLLTWTLQLMGLCFMYSGIQIPHIALAIIIIALCTKNLEYPIQWLYITYRFADFVEGSSHLTPNEVSVHEQEYGLGSIIAQDEIYEEASSEEEDSYSRCPAITQNNFLT from the exons ATGGCGGGAGGAATGAAAGTGGCGGTCTCGCCGGCAGTTGGTCCCGGGCCCTGGGGCTGGGGTGTCGGGGGCGGTAGGACAGTGCGGCTACTCTTGATCCTCTCCGGCTGCTTGGTCTACGGCACAG CTGAAATTGATGTAAATGTGGTCATGCTTCAGGATTCCCAAGTTTGTGAAAAGCGTGCCAGCCAACAATTCTGTTACACAAATGTGCTTATTCCAAAATGGCATGATATATGGACACGGATACAG ATCCGAGTAAATAGTTCCAAATTGATTCGAGTCACGCAGGTGGAGAATGAGGATAAACTGAAGGAGCTAGAGCAGTTTAGTATCTGgaactttttttcctcctttttaaaggagaaattgAATGACACCTATGTTAACGTGGGTCTATACAGCACGAAAACCTGCCTCAAAGTTGAAATTATAGAGAAGGACACCAAGTACAGTGTCATTGTCATCCGGA GATTTGATCCCAAactctttcttgttttccttcttgGACTTATgctatttttttgtggagacttgCTGAGCAG aagtCAAATTTTCTACTACTCCACTGGGATGAGTGTGGGAATTGTGGCCTCTCTACTAATCATCATTTTTATACTATCTAAGTTTATGCCTAAG AAAAGTCCCATTTACGTCATCCTGGTGGGAGGCTGGTCTTTTTCTCTGTACCTCATtcaactagtttttaaaaatttacaagagATCTGGAGGTGTTACTGGCAGTATCTTTTAA GTTATGTCCTCACAGTTGGATTCATGAGTTTTGCAGTGTGTTACAAGTATGGGCCCTTGGAAAATGAACGAAGTATCAACCTGCTGACCTGGACCTTGCAGCTAATGGGCCTGTGTTTCATGTATTCTGGCATCCAGATACCACATATTGCCCTTGCCATTATCATCATTGCCCTGTGTACTAAGAACCTGGAATACCCTATTCAGTGGCTGTACATCACCTACAG ATTTGCTGACTTTGTGGAAGGCTCTTCCCACCTCACGCCAAATGAAGTTTCTGTCCATGAGCAGGAGTATGGATTAGGGAGCATTATTGCCCAGGATGAAATCTATGAGGAAGCATCCTCTGAGGAGGAGGACTCATATTCTCGGTGTCCTGCTATCACACAGAACAACTTTCTAACCTAG